From the Bacteriovorax sp. Seq25_V genome, one window contains:
- a CDS encoding SpoIIE family protein phosphatase, translating into MTVSLICAIAFYTFYASSLFSEDKKAYIFENSLATSTGFANEISSTLSNINRDIEILNKLLEIKKYKNIEDFIKQSKVIDAIWTPKYFFTSEQSLTPDELSGNGDRPETNSHIHLKSKDLIVSVRKSVLTSSLEQNRVYRSILFSKENHILYENLVDTNKSDIIKNLREVTLINSVKILELGKKKYLFSVSKTKLMDFRIFNLIDYDQAFSVTDFLIQKSILFGLFILFFISAIAMVFAKSITNPIDKLFIASQELAKGNFDTIVEESSKDEIGHLAKAFNYMTSEIKKYMEQMKEKLRLENEVQVAKLVQENFFPQTEIEENSFEIMAFNTPASECGGDWWNYYKIDNKLITIIADATGHGVPAALLTASINTSFNTIKFLLSEGRFELTPEYILNFLNKSLTLTKTDVLLTAFVCVFDLEKLTLSYSNASHLDALYIPQKNEALEKSDIIPLIEAKGARLGHKSDSVYSGHSIMLNDGDTIILKTDGIIECVDKDDKPWGIRRFLKTIIEISTKDTRALRNKIIEEFLLFCSKEIFEDDLTLVCIKVKK; encoded by the coding sequence ATGACAGTATCCTTAATCTGCGCAATCGCATTCTATACGTTCTACGCCTCAAGTCTTTTTTCAGAGGATAAGAAGGCCTATATCTTTGAAAACTCCCTAGCAACATCAACAGGATTTGCTAACGAAATTAGTTCGACACTTTCTAATATTAATAGAGACATTGAAATTTTAAACAAGCTTCTTGAAATAAAAAAATATAAGAATATTGAAGACTTCATTAAGCAAAGTAAGGTCATTGATGCTATTTGGACACCAAAATACTTTTTTACAAGTGAACAGTCATTAACGCCAGATGAGCTATCAGGGAATGGAGATCGACCAGAAACAAATAGCCACATACATCTAAAATCTAAAGATCTTATAGTCAGTGTTCGAAAATCTGTACTCACTAGTTCTCTTGAGCAAAATAGAGTTTATCGCTCTATCCTCTTCTCAAAAGAAAATCACATTCTCTACGAAAACCTTGTTGATACAAACAAATCAGACATCATTAAAAACTTAAGAGAAGTCACGCTTATCAATAGCGTTAAAATTTTGGAGCTTGGCAAGAAAAAGTATCTCTTCTCTGTCTCAAAAACAAAATTAATGGACTTTAGAATTTTTAATTTGATCGACTACGACCAAGCATTTTCTGTAACTGATTTTCTTATCCAGAAGTCAATTCTCTTTGGTCTATTCATTCTTTTCTTCATCAGTGCTATAGCAATGGTCTTTGCTAAATCAATTACGAATCCAATTGATAAGCTATTTATAGCATCCCAAGAGTTAGCAAAGGGGAATTTTGATACAATTGTTGAAGAAAGCTCTAAAGATGAGATTGGGCACCTAGCAAAAGCCTTCAACTATATGACCAGTGAGATTAAAAAATACATGGAACAAATGAAGGAGAAGCTTCGTCTTGAAAATGAAGTTCAAGTTGCAAAACTTGTACAAGAAAACTTCTTTCCTCAAACAGAAATAGAAGAAAATAGTTTTGAAATTATGGCATTTAACACTCCAGCTTCTGAGTGTGGTGGAGATTGGTGGAACTACTACAAAATCGACAATAAGCTTATTACGATTATCGCCGATGCAACTGGGCATGGGGTACCTGCTGCATTACTTACCGCAAGTATCAACACATCTTTCAATACGATTAAATTTCTACTTAGCGAAGGAAGATTTGAATTAACCCCAGAATACATTTTAAATTTTCTCAACAAATCACTGACTCTTACAAAGACAGATGTACTTTTGACTGCGTTTGTTTGCGTTTTCGACCTAGAAAAATTAACTCTTTCTTATTCAAATGCAAGTCACCTTGATGCTCTATATATTCCTCAAAAAAATGAGGCACTAGAAAAATCAGACATTATTCCTTTAATCGAGGCTAAAGGCGCGAGATTAGGACACAAAAGTGATTCTGTTTACTCTGGTCATAGTATAATGCTCAATGATGGAGATACAATTATTTTAAAAACCGATGGTATTATTGAATGCGTCGACAAAGACGATAAGCCGTGGGGAATAAGAAGGTTTCTAAAAACAATAATCGAAATTAGTACAAAAGATACTCGAGCACTTAGAAATAAAATTATCGAAGAGTTCTTATTATTTTGTAGCAAAGAAATATTTGAAGATGATCTAACCCTTGTCTGTATTAAGGTAAAGAAATGA
- a CDS encoding FecR domain-containing protein, with protein sequence MVKRQFDTYIIIFLFFVSFAILYKLLTLQYLYPFSGGERISAGQLTSLVNDVRRKSFDQVSWVDASDEETIYNNDKIFTDNNSKAQIKFESGNLITINEESLFKVSIINNTINLDMERGSFIADLTSDAEVLLFILGGKEYKVKSKKGKIKITGNQISLLSGEASLVSGSSKLELKQGEIAKLDEHIEFVEKFPAKLNIIDAKTYYIQKDKGLTLNWESLKKLKLESSFDISFEKRSVYSPLDNTFVLHLQEGMNYIRFIDPIKNQISNITSMNIIYETVPEITLDRNKVFSGEEVSFKDNFEGKWSYEIRLGDKTLKTSSLKHSFQINEVGSQSVLFKVDDPDRLDALWSKPLQVEVLSLPKRGPRILSPTEGQEFYLYGDHGIVNVEVDNTTDATTGVLFQGNKLLLSDENKTELTINKSGTQEIESFFEISDQVIGGSKRKFHVYLEPSGLDLEQGAKFILKKPGQEVDFDWAGVASANYLLEISNDRNFQKIAKTKNVKGLTAKMSFSKTGEMFWRAKKINKDGTVEYGSPKKIILSKPLAPSAPKIRKVIKKRVTTNILNSILDFIFPAAYAAEDVLEWTPVNDVESYRVEIYRGEKLLINEIVNDNAISIQSLTPGSYKYRIASIDYWEQQGEFSEFATLIIEKVVKNPIINLIAPEHRQSFDGDEVIKFEWEAVEGENVYNVELSNSLSFKITKEFKVKGSMFELDAKKMRLNKIFWRVSAGKWKSKRRYFEVKQLTKASEIKKASSRRSKWLVYFSPRKTSRETSRAKIDGVDMISFGGSYYFDYQKFNFTASFDKSSGKVFNDLSYSENTFSLKGLYPVRSFDLGMKLSIRNGNDYKVESNKVVEARTTNFSVGLETKVWDLSLGYTFVGLSGLDIRYDFPLSLYKKNFVLTPQFVTRDSEDYGKETSFGLLFGISL encoded by the coding sequence TTGGTTAAAAGGCAATTTGATACATACATTATTATTTTTCTCTTCTTTGTGTCATTTGCAATCCTCTACAAATTGTTGACTCTTCAGTATCTCTATCCTTTTAGTGGTGGTGAACGTATCAGTGCAGGGCAATTAACTTCACTTGTTAATGATGTAAGAAGGAAGAGTTTTGATCAGGTCTCCTGGGTGGATGCAAGTGATGAAGAGACTATCTATAATAATGATAAAATATTCACTGATAATAACTCAAAAGCTCAGATCAAATTTGAGAGTGGTAATCTCATTACAATTAATGAAGAGAGTCTTTTTAAAGTAAGTATAATTAATAATACAATCAATCTTGATATGGAGAGGGGATCGTTTATCGCTGATTTAACTTCTGATGCGGAGGTCCTGTTATTCATTCTAGGCGGTAAGGAATATAAAGTTAAATCAAAGAAAGGAAAAATTAAAATTACAGGAAATCAAATTTCCCTTCTTTCTGGAGAGGCTTCTCTTGTGTCGGGAAGTTCTAAACTTGAGTTGAAACAAGGGGAAATTGCTAAACTTGATGAGCATATTGAGTTCGTTGAGAAGTTTCCTGCAAAATTAAATATTATCGATGCTAAAACATATTATATCCAAAAAGATAAGGGATTAACTCTAAACTGGGAAAGTTTAAAAAAGTTAAAACTAGAGTCTTCTTTTGATATTTCTTTTGAAAAAAGAAGTGTCTATTCGCCTTTAGATAATACATTTGTTTTACATCTTCAGGAAGGAATGAATTATATTCGTTTTATCGATCCTATAAAGAATCAAATCTCAAATATTACAAGTATGAATATTATTTACGAGACAGTTCCTGAAATTACACTTGATCGTAATAAGGTTTTCTCCGGAGAAGAAGTAAGTTTTAAGGATAACTTCGAAGGAAAATGGTCTTACGAGATTCGTCTTGGAGACAAGACATTAAAGACCAGCTCACTCAAGCACTCTTTCCAAATTAATGAAGTCGGAAGCCAGTCTGTCCTATTTAAGGTAGATGATCCTGACCGATTAGATGCTCTATGGTCGAAACCTCTTCAGGTTGAGGTGTTGTCATTGCCAAAGAGAGGGCCTCGTATACTTTCGCCAACAGAGGGACAAGAGTTCTATCTTTATGGAGATCATGGAATTGTTAATGTTGAGGTTGATAATACTACCGATGCGACAACAGGAGTTTTATTCCAAGGAAATAAGTTACTTCTATCAGATGAGAATAAAACAGAGTTAACGATAAATAAATCAGGAACTCAAGAGATTGAATCATTCTTTGAAATCAGTGATCAGGTAATTGGCGGATCTAAGCGTAAATTTCATGTCTACCTCGAGCCGTCTGGTCTTGATTTAGAGCAGGGGGCTAAATTTATTTTAAAGAAGCCTGGACAGGAAGTTGACTTTGATTGGGCCGGAGTAGCTAGCGCAAATTATCTTTTAGAAATCTCTAACGATAGAAATTTTCAAAAGATTGCGAAGACTAAAAATGTTAAGGGGCTTACAGCAAAAATGAGTTTCTCTAAAACAGGTGAAATGTTTTGGAGAGCTAAAAAAATTAATAAAGATGGAACTGTCGAGTATGGTTCACCGAAGAAGATTATTTTAAGTAAGCCACTCGCTCCATCCGCACCTAAAATTAGAAAAGTAATTAAGAAGAGAGTGACAACTAATATCTTAAATTCGATTCTCGATTTTATTTTTCCTGCTGCATACGCTGCTGAGGATGTGCTTGAATGGACACCGGTAAATGATGTCGAAAGTTATCGGGTTGAAATTTATCGAGGTGAAAAACTTCTTATTAATGAGATTGTTAATGACAATGCAATTTCAATACAAAGTCTTACGCCTGGTAGTTATAAGTATCGTATCGCTAGTATTGATTATTGGGAGCAGCAAGGTGAGTTCTCAGAATTTGCAACTTTAATAATAGAGAAGGTTGTTAAAAATCCAATAATTAATCTCATCGCTCCTGAACATCGCCAGTCATTTGATGGTGATGAGGTCATTAAATTTGAATGGGAAGCTGTAGAAGGTGAGAATGTATATAATGTAGAATTGTCGAATAGCTTGTCTTTTAAAATAACAAAAGAATTCAAAGTAAAAGGTTCAATGTTTGAACTTGATGCTAAGAAGATGCGGTTGAACAAGATTTTCTGGCGTGTGAGTGCGGGCAAGTGGAAATCAAAACGTCGCTACTTTGAGGTGAAGCAATTAACAAAGGCATCGGAAATAAAGAAGGCAAGTTCGAGACGGTCGAAATGGTTAGTATACTTCTCTCCACGTAAAACTTCGAGAGAGACTAGTAGGGCTAAGATTGATGGAGTGGATATGATCTCATTTGGTGGAAGTTATTATTTTGACTACCAAAAGTTTAATTTTACAGCTTCATTTGATAAGAGCTCTGGAAAAGTATTTAATGATCTCAGTTACTCAGAAAATACATTTTCATTAAAAGGATTATATCCCGTTCGAAGCTTTGACCTGGGGATGAAACTATCTATTAGAAATGGTAATGATTATAAAGTAGAGAGTAACAAAGTCGTAGAAGCGCGAACTACTAACTTTAGTGTGGGATTAGAGACGAAAGTTTGGGACCTAAGCCTTGGATATACATTTGTTGGACTTAGTGGCCTTGACATAAGATACGATTTTCCACTCTCTCTTTATAAGAAAAACTTTGTATTAACACCTCAATTTGTAACTCGAGACTCTGAAGATTACGGTAAAGAGACTTCATTTGGCCTTCTCTTTGGAATTAGCCTCTAG
- a CDS encoding chromosome condensation regulator, RCC1 repeat-containing protein — MKTYNLQVTPLLRIVSRTVLSLVLIFVIGCTPQPEVEEALDDSINIPSAGVPPLPSLEVSCYQDAYAVPEESITRKIDILIVPDTSGSIIDERAAIADGFDNFLNMMPASADIRVGVMLGHSGATTKSGALYQKGTEPLILDNQSLTIAEIKTHLRTKMQNPAGDNASDGGEMGLYSLNKSLTETNFANIQSQGFYRDDAALVVIFVADEQDICAEYPAGVTPVPDPQGGETNSYNNYCVDGSGERIVTPKIVVDRLKELYQDKPLVVGGVLYNNLNTIPLSGENELGYGYLEAIELAGGITVDMATGDYGNGLSKIGTLAMTKLAPVNSFNLSVANVDPATIKTYVNEVSVPFTYSSELNIVTLVNERPTFSVAHVQYCEKPQIIKEVVQVVAGGFHTCGLLATGDVKCFGENNYGQLGLGDTDRRGDDELLNGIGYVPLGEKAIQLVAGVYHTCALLESGKVRCWGFNNRGQLGQGNTDNVGDNEQVTDVPYVSLGTSEVKRLYGGTYFNCALYKNGNIRCWGDNTNGQLGNGTNNFIGDDELPTAGGLVNLGAPALQMDLSTISYHACAITAGGVLKCWGENGNGQLGLGNTTDTNIPTTAVSLPKPAIMVSTGGQHTCALLSDYTVNCFGQNTHGQLGLGNSEKIGDDELPSAASNVNIGFEVSQIYAGNFSTCAISNEGEAKCWGRNVYGQLGLGNTTNVGVTDTPADHASISLGARVSSVSGGVEHHCFTHQDSGKIKCIGQGTRGQLGYGEANNIGDDELPTNFDFLSLIEI; from the coding sequence ATGAAAACTTATAATTTACAAGTCACACCATTGTTAAGAATTGTCTCGAGGACAGTGCTGTCACTTGTTCTTATATTTGTAATCGGGTGTACTCCACAACCGGAAGTTGAAGAGGCCTTAGATGACTCGATCAATATTCCATCTGCTGGAGTACCCCCATTACCATCTCTTGAAGTAAGTTGTTACCAAGATGCTTACGCTGTACCCGAAGAGTCAATCACAAGAAAAATTGATATCTTAATTGTTCCTGATACGTCAGGATCAATCATTGATGAACGCGCTGCTATCGCGGATGGCTTTGATAACTTTCTTAATATGATGCCAGCTTCTGCTGATATTAGAGTTGGTGTTATGCTTGGACACAGTGGAGCAACAACGAAGAGTGGTGCTCTTTATCAAAAAGGAACAGAGCCACTAATTCTTGATAATCAAAGCTTAACGATTGCTGAGATTAAAACACATTTACGAACTAAGATGCAAAACCCAGCTGGAGATAATGCATCCGATGGTGGAGAGATGGGTCTTTATTCTCTTAATAAATCTTTAACTGAAACAAACTTTGCAAATATTCAATCACAAGGTTTCTATCGTGACGATGCTGCCCTTGTTGTTATTTTTGTCGCTGATGAGCAAGATATCTGTGCCGAGTACCCAGCGGGGGTAACACCTGTTCCTGATCCTCAAGGTGGAGAGACAAATTCTTATAATAACTATTGTGTCGATGGTAGTGGAGAAAGAATTGTTACACCTAAAATCGTTGTTGATCGTTTGAAGGAGCTTTATCAAGACAAGCCACTTGTTGTTGGTGGTGTTCTTTACAATAATTTAAATACAATTCCACTATCTGGTGAAAATGAACTCGGTTACGGATACCTTGAGGCCATTGAGCTTGCAGGTGGTATTACAGTTGATATGGCAACAGGTGATTATGGAAATGGACTTTCAAAAATTGGAACACTTGCGATGACAAAGCTTGCTCCTGTGAATAGTTTCAACCTCTCTGTAGCAAATGTAGATCCAGCTACAATTAAAACTTATGTTAATGAAGTTAGTGTTCCGTTCACATATAGCTCAGAATTAAATATCGTAACTCTGGTTAATGAGAGACCAACTTTTTCTGTGGCCCATGTTCAGTACTGTGAAAAACCTCAAATTATTAAAGAGGTTGTCCAAGTCGTTGCAGGTGGATTTCATACATGTGGCCTGCTTGCCACTGGTGATGTGAAGTGTTTTGGTGAAAATAATTATGGACAGCTAGGTCTTGGTGATACTGATCGTCGTGGTGACGATGAACTACTAAATGGTATTGGTTATGTTCCACTTGGTGAAAAAGCAATTCAACTTGTGGCCGGTGTTTATCATACATGTGCTCTATTAGAATCTGGAAAAGTGAGATGTTGGGGATTCAATAATAGAGGTCAGTTAGGGCAAGGTAACACTGATAATGTTGGTGACAATGAGCAAGTAACTGACGTGCCATATGTTTCGCTTGGGACAAGTGAAGTAAAAAGACTTTACGGTGGGACTTACTTTAACTGTGCTCTTTATAAGAATGGAAATATTAGATGTTGGGGAGATAATACTAACGGACAACTTGGAAATGGAACAAATAACTTCATCGGAGATGATGAACTTCCAACTGCCGGTGGTCTCGTAAATCTAGGTGCTCCAGCTCTTCAAATGGACTTAAGTACAATTAGTTACCATGCTTGTGCAATTACAGCTGGTGGTGTTTTAAAATGCTGGGGAGAAAATGGGAACGGGCAGTTAGGACTTGGTAACACAACTGATACTAATATTCCAACAACTGCTGTATCACTTCCAAAACCAGCGATTATGGTTAGCACTGGTGGTCAGCACACTTGTGCTCTTTTAAGTGATTATACAGTAAATTGTTTTGGACAAAATACACATGGCCAACTTGGACTTGGTAACTCAGAGAAGATTGGTGACGATGAGCTTCCTTCTGCTGCATCTAACGTAAATATTGGCTTTGAAGTTTCACAAATTTATGCAGGTAACTTTTCAACGTGTGCGATCTCGAATGAAGGTGAGGCAAAGTGTTGGGGAAGAAATGTTTACGGTCAACTCGGTCTTGGGAACACGACGAATGTTGGTGTAACTGATACGCCTGCTGATCATGCATCAATCAGTCTTGGTGCACGTGTTAGTTCTGTATCAGGGGGAGTTGAACATCACTGTTTTACACATCAAGATAGTGGGAAAATTAAATGTATCGGACAAGGTACTCGTGGCCAATTAGGCTATGGGGAAGCAAATAATATCGGTGATGATGAATTACCGACGAACTTCGACTTCTTGTCTTTGATTGAAATTTAA
- a CDS encoding methyltransferase domain-containing protein, producing MELRKMNCNAFVEQRCRSCSLIEKNYHEALQEKIDTLSIMFPRALIKDAIETTERLGYRNKAKFVVGGTLEAPILGIPSPQDKFTVSPLLDCPIHEAELNTISLYIKESIKKFLLTPYSLETRTGEFKYLILTKAKGTEEVSIRFGMRSSESRPRVEKLAKELQEKFLNIKVISFEIQPKHAAIFEGDTYYLTEEKFIQHDFESFRLVSSTTNFFQVNSEVAKKLYDQIFSRYKDEDINLALDLFCGVGGFAFSAARFSNKVIGIELSENAIECAKTIQSPKVEFYCDDAIKFQEYNKEKVDLLIVNPPRRGIGEKFSNLICEIAPTFFVYSSCNPKTLKADSDIFEKEYELECLIPVDMFAMTSHLEVLSFWKRRKSL from the coding sequence ATGGAATTAAGAAAAATGAATTGTAATGCATTTGTTGAGCAAAGATGTCGGTCTTGTTCTTTAATTGAAAAAAACTACCATGAAGCTCTTCAAGAAAAAATTGATACTCTGTCTATTATGTTTCCAAGAGCATTGATAAAAGATGCGATCGAAACAACAGAGCGTCTTGGATATCGAAACAAAGCAAAATTTGTTGTAGGTGGAACTCTTGAAGCTCCTATACTTGGTATACCATCACCTCAGGATAAGTTTACAGTCTCTCCACTTCTTGATTGCCCAATTCATGAAGCAGAATTAAATACAATTTCTCTTTATATCAAAGAGAGTATTAAAAAGTTTTTACTAACTCCGTATTCCCTTGAAACAAGGACTGGAGAGTTTAAGTATCTCATCTTAACAAAAGCAAAGGGAACAGAAGAGGTTTCTATTCGTTTTGGAATGAGAAGCTCGGAGTCCAGACCACGTGTAGAAAAACTTGCAAAAGAATTACAAGAAAAATTTTTAAATATTAAAGTTATAAGTTTTGAAATACAGCCTAAGCATGCTGCAATTTTTGAAGGTGATACATATTATTTAACAGAAGAGAAATTCATTCAGCATGATTTTGAAAGTTTTCGTTTAGTAAGTTCCACAACAAATTTCTTCCAGGTAAATAGTGAAGTTGCTAAAAAATTATATGATCAAATATTTTCAAGATATAAAGATGAGGATATAAATCTCGCCCTCGATTTATTTTGTGGAGTTGGGGGTTTTGCTTTCTCGGCCGCAAGATTTTCAAATAAAGTAATTGGTATTGAGCTATCTGAAAATGCGATCGAGTGTGCAAAAACAATTCAGTCTCCAAAAGTTGAATTCTATTGTGATGATGCGATAAAGTTTCAGGAGTATAATAAAGAGAAAGTTGATCTTTTAATCGTAAATCCTCCAAGAAGGGGAATTGGTGAGAAGTTCTCAAATCTAATCTGTGAAATTGCTCCAACATTCTTCGTCTATTCGAGCTGTAACCCTAAGACACTTAAGGCCGATAGTGATATATTTGAGAAAGAATATGAGCTTGAATGTCTGATCCCTGTTGATATGTTTGCGATGACTTCGCATTTAGAGGTACTTAGCTTCTGGAAGAGGCGCAAAAGTCTGTAA
- a CDS encoding SDR family oxidoreductase, with protein MNYKNKWVVITGASSGMGIDYAEVFAEKGANIVLTARREQNLRELETKILSKYPDCKISVIPCDLSSEEGCNFLLSEISKQEIEVHTLINNAGYGIFGEFTEMDYSQLKNMLDLNIISLTYLTHYFVKKMKERNEGQILLVSSVGAYQPCPLYASYGASKSYVLHFGEALSIELANTNVRVSVLSPGMTETEFFERSGQFQDDNSLIRKILIMKSKPVVELAIRKLEKGVISFIPGFLNNALAFLNRLSPRKISALVTHEILK; from the coding sequence ATGAATTATAAAAATAAATGGGTTGTCATAACAGGTGCATCAAGCGGTATGGGCATAGACTATGCTGAGGTTTTTGCAGAGAAAGGAGCGAATATTGTTCTTACTGCGAGAAGAGAGCAAAATTTAAGAGAACTCGAAACAAAAATTCTTAGTAAGTATCCAGACTGTAAGATCTCAGTCATCCCATGTGATTTATCAAGTGAAGAAGGATGTAACTTTCTACTTTCTGAAATTTCAAAGCAGGAGATAGAAGTACATACACTAATTAATAATGCTGGGTATGGAATATTCGGTGAATTTACTGAAATGGATTATTCTCAGTTAAAAAATATGCTCGATTTGAACATTATTTCACTTACATATTTGACCCATTATTTCGTAAAGAAAATGAAAGAGAGAAATGAGGGACAAATTTTACTCGTCTCTAGCGTTGGCGCCTATCAACCTTGTCCTCTCTATGCTTCTTATGGTGCTTCTAAGTCTTATGTGTTACATTTTGGTGAAGCTTTAAGTATTGAGTTAGCTAACACAAATGTCCGAGTTAGTGTTTTAAGTCCCGGAATGACTGAAACTGAATTTTTCGAACGCTCTGGCCAGTTTCAAGATGATAATAGCTTGATTAGAAAGATACTAATAATGAAGTCGAAGCCAGTAGTAGAGCTGGCCATAAGAAAACTTGAAAAGGGTGTCATCAGTTTTATTCCAGGTTTTTTAAATAATGCTCTAGCTTTTTTAAATCGTTTGTCTCCTCGTAAGATATCCGCTTTAGTAACACATGAAATTTTAAAATAG
- a CDS encoding TetR family transcriptional regulator, with protein MGKIRSTTSEEKESKREQIIDVAASMIDRGAVDLPSMNEISKKAKVAKGTLYNYFETKEELFLEVFSSLFARWFFTLQKVKLTKSNYLKVIVESLEENPNMMRLACKAPVILENNVSDEIFLKFKTNLALLINHLAQMLSSINEKTVTQNEKLLMQSYYVMTGIFPSHDLMTARGELLRKNNLGLLVVHFKEDALRILKILWS; from the coding sequence ATGGGAAAAATTAGGTCAACAACATCAGAAGAAAAAGAATCGAAGCGTGAGCAAATCATTGACGTTGCTGCCTCGATGATTGATCGTGGTGCTGTTGATCTTCCCTCAATGAACGAAATTTCTAAGAAGGCAAAGGTTGCAAAGGGCACACTCTATAATTATTTTGAGACCAAAGAAGAACTATTTCTAGAAGTTTTTAGCTCTCTCTTTGCAAGATGGTTTTTCACCCTTCAAAAAGTGAAGCTTACTAAAAGTAATTATCTTAAAGTGATTGTTGAATCCTTGGAAGAGAATCCTAATATGATGAGACTTGCCTGTAAGGCGCCTGTGATTCTTGAAAATAATGTTTCTGATGAAATTTTTTTAAAGTTTAAAACAAATCTTGCTCTTCTCATTAATCACTTGGCCCAAATGCTCAGTTCAATCAATGAGAAGACTGTCACGCAAAACGAAAAATTACTCATGCAGTCTTATTACGTCATGACAGGAATTTTCCCTTCCCATGACCTGATGACAGCAAGAGGAGAGCTTCTGCGCAAAAATAATCTTGGTTTATTAGTTGTTCATTTTAAAGAAGACGCTTTGCGCATTCTTAAAATTCTTTGGTCGTAG
- a CDS encoding RsmB/NOP family class I SAM-dependent RNA methyltransferase produces the protein MKKIKMSGPELFESYYKSVWLDRWDKLKDAFKGEGQKVYRANVWAKPKTGSKEVIPGCFESEEIAVTEEGIKNFYLMDPASVIVARNLDIIPNSRVLDMCAAPGGKSLILFEKLIDGGELICNELSRTRKERLRRVIGEYIPEDERVRIDIRGFDGNKYGIHLKDEFDYVLLDAPCSGERHLLDSPTELEKWSEKRTKRLALNQFSLLCSAFLTVKSGGEIVYSTCSLSPLENDDVIEKLIAKKGDEVEILPPLETYGLGESTKYGQIFLPDQCGFGPLYFCRLKKN, from the coding sequence ATGAAAAAAATCAAAATGTCAGGTCCAGAACTCTTTGAATCCTACTACAAGTCTGTGTGGCTTGATCGCTGGGACAAGCTAAAGGATGCCTTCAAGGGTGAAGGACAGAAGGTCTATCGTGCTAATGTTTGGGCAAAACCTAAGACTGGTTCGAAGGAAGTTATTCCAGGATGTTTTGAGAGTGAAGAGATCGCTGTAACAGAGGAAGGAATCAAGAACTTTTATCTGATGGATCCGGCTTCTGTAATCGTGGCAAGGAATCTTGATATCATCCCAAATTCTCGAGTGCTCGATATGTGTGCAGCTCCTGGGGGCAAGAGTTTGATTCTTTTTGAAAAGTTAATTGATGGCGGAGAGCTTATTTGTAATGAGCTTTCAAGAACGCGCAAAGAAAGATTACGTCGAGTGATTGGGGAGTACATTCCTGAAGATGAGCGAGTGCGCATTGATATTCGTGGCTTTGATGGCAACAAATATGGGATTCATTTAAAAGATGAATTTGATTATGTTCTTCTCGATGCTCCATGTTCGGGGGAAAGGCATCTTTTGGATAGCCCAACAGAGCTTGAAAAGTGGAGCGAAAAGAGAACAAAGAGGCTCGCCCTCAATCAATTCTCACTTCTTTGCTCTGCATTTCTGACAGTTAAAAGTGGAGGGGAGATTGTTTATTCAACTTGTTCGCTATCACCACTTGAAAATGATGACGTTATTGAAAAGCTAATCGCTAAGAAAGGTGACGAAGTGGAAATTCTACCGCCACTTGAAACATACGGTCTTGGTGAGTCAACAAAGTACGGTCAGATATTTCTACCTGACCAATGTGGTTTTGGACCACTATATTTTTGTCGCTTAAAAAAGAATTAG